The proteins below are encoded in one region of Neisseria bacilliformis:
- the uppS gene encoding polyprenyl diphosphate synthase — MKSSTQAIPEHHSIPRHIAVIMDGNGRWAKKRFLPRVMGHKKGLDALENLCAECSAAGVQYLTVFAFSTENWRRPPDEVGFLMGLFLQALHKQVQRMHEHNMRLKVIGDRSRFNAEINAGIEAAERLTAANSGLTLTIAADYGGRWDILQAANKLLAAGKTHIGESDLNAELMLGDAPEPDLFIRTGGEMRISNFLLWQMAYAELYFTDTLWPDFDKKAFQAAIASFQKRERRFGRTSEQLPQEQQRN; from the coding sequence GTGAAAAGCAGCACCCAGGCCATTCCCGAACACCACAGCATCCCCCGCCACATCGCCGTCATCATGGACGGTAACGGACGCTGGGCGAAAAAACGCTTCCTGCCCCGCGTGATGGGACACAAAAAAGGCTTGGACGCACTGGAAAACCTGTGCGCCGAATGCTCGGCCGCAGGCGTGCAGTACCTCACCGTCTTCGCCTTCTCCACCGAAAACTGGCGCAGGCCGCCCGACGAAGTGGGCTTTCTGATGGGGCTGTTTTTGCAGGCGTTGCACAAACAGGTGCAGCGGATGCACGAGCACAACATGCGGCTGAAAGTCATCGGCGACCGCAGCCGCTTCAACGCCGAAATCAATGCCGGCATCGAAGCCGCCGAACGCCTCACCGCCGCCAACAGCGGCCTCACGCTCACCATCGCCGCCGACTACGGCGGCCGCTGGGACATCTTGCAGGCCGCCAACAAACTGCTGGCCGCAGGCAAAACCCACATCGGCGAGAGCGATTTGAACGCCGAACTGATGCTCGGCGACGCCCCCGAACCCGACCTCTTCATCCGCACCGGCGGCGAAATGCGCATCAGCAATTTCCTGCTGTGGCAGATGGCCTACGCGGAACTCTATTTCACCGACACCCTGTGGCCGGACTTCGACAAAAAAGCCTTCCAAGCCGCAATCGCCTCCTTCCAAAAACGCGAACGCCGCTTCGGCCGCACCTCCGAACAGCTGCCGCAGGAACAGCAGAGAAACTGA
- the frr gene encoding ribosome recycling factor has translation MINDIQKTAESKMQRSLEVLKENLAKVRTGRAHTGLLDQVEVEYWGSMVPVSQVGSVTLLDARTIGVKPFESGMAAKIEKAIRDSNLGLNPASVGDLIRVPMPMLTEERRKDLIKVVRAEAEEGRVSIRNVRRDANDHIKKLLKDKEVSEDEARRGEEAVQKLTDKYTAEADKILAAKEEDLMAV, from the coding sequence ATGATCAACGACATTCAGAAAACCGCCGAAAGCAAAATGCAGCGTTCCCTGGAAGTATTGAAAGAAAACCTCGCCAAAGTGCGCACCGGCCGCGCCCACACCGGCCTGCTCGACCAGGTGGAAGTGGAATACTGGGGCAGCATGGTGCCCGTCAGCCAGGTCGGCAGCGTAACCCTGCTGGATGCCCGCACCATCGGCGTCAAACCCTTTGAAAGCGGCATGGCCGCCAAAATCGAAAAAGCCATCCGCGATTCCAATCTGGGGCTGAACCCCGCCTCCGTCGGCGACCTCATCCGCGTCCCCATGCCCATGCTCACCGAAGAACGCCGCAAAGACCTCATCAAAGTGGTGCGCGCCGAAGCCGAAGAAGGCCGCGTTTCCATCCGCAACGTGCGCCGAGACGCCAACGACCACATCAAAAAACTATTGAAAGACAAAGAAGTTTCCGAAGACGAAGCCCGTCGCGGCGAAGAAGCCGTGCAAAAGCTCACCGACAAATACACCGCCGAAGCCGACAAAATCCTCGCCGCCAAAGAAGAAGACCTGATGGCGGTGTAA
- a CDS encoding copper chaperone PCu(A)C, whose protein sequence is MKKLFAAAAMVAMCQAAFAEGVVAQNSWARETVGGMKNGGVFLDLENDTPKDIVLVGGTSPVAKSVEIHEHVHAEITDPKTGQKAMGMKMQPVPGGLKVAKGEIVSLKPGSYHVMLMGLKKPLKPGDKFPVTLKFKGAKDQTVQVEVRANDAGAKGGMQMDHGHGHAH, encoded by the coding sequence ATGAAAAAATTGTTCGCAGCAGCAGCGATGGTCGCAATGTGTCAGGCCGCTTTTGCCGAAGGCGTGGTCGCCCAAAACTCTTGGGCGCGCGAAACCGTCGGCGGCATGAAAAACGGCGGCGTGTTCCTTGATTTGGAAAACGACACCCCCAAAGACATCGTCCTCGTCGGCGGCACCAGCCCCGTGGCCAAAAGCGTGGAAATCCACGAACACGTCCACGCCGAAATCACCGACCCGAAAACCGGCCAGAAAGCCATGGGCATGAAAATGCAGCCCGTCCCCGGCGGCCTGAAAGTCGCCAAAGGCGAAATCGTCTCCCTCAAACCGGGCAGCTACCACGTGATGCTGATGGGCTTGAAAAAACCGCTCAAACCGGGTGACAAATTCCCCGTTACCCTGAAATTCAAAGGCGCGAAAGACCAAACCGTACAGGTTGAAGTGCGCGCCAACGACGCAGGCGCGAAAGGCGGCATGCAGATGGATCACGGCCACGGACATGCCCACTAA
- a CDS encoding diacylglycerol kinase, translated as MQDPKPDSYAAQIKGKTGLRRIANACGYSRDGFKAACEEQGFRQLLWLNIPLVALTFFLRFGTAAQMVLITASFLCLIVELFNTGVEAAVDHTSLEKHPLAKRAKDVCSAAQTVSLALLALLWLTALWREYGFDLF; from the coding sequence ATGCAAGACCCCAAACCCGACAGCTACGCCGCGCAAATCAAAGGCAAAACCGGCCTGCGCCGCATCGCCAACGCCTGCGGCTACTCGCGCGACGGCTTCAAAGCCGCCTGCGAGGAACAGGGCTTCCGCCAGCTTCTGTGGCTCAATATCCCGCTTGTCGCCCTCACCTTCTTTTTGCGCTTCGGCACGGCCGCGCAGATGGTGCTGATCACCGCCTCCTTCCTGTGCCTCATCGTCGAACTGTTCAACACCGGCGTGGAAGCGGCCGTCGACCACACCTCGCTGGAAAAACACCCGCTGGCCAAACGCGCCAAAGACGTCTGCTCGGCCGCGCAAACCGTCTCCCTCGCCCTGCTCGCCCTCTTGTGGCTCACCGCCCTCTGGCGCGAATACGGCTTCGACCTTTTTTGA
- the gshB gene encoding glutathione synthase, with protein MDILFIADPMAGFKTYKDTTYSMMREAVRRGHALFHTLAGELLVKGNQVYAQAAPFDFLGAKDDNDHAWFRAASPVRTALTAFDAVIMRTDPPFDMQYLYATQLLTLAASHGANVFNSGQSMRDFNEKLAVLNFPQFAPPTIVTTRAADVRAFLAEHGDIIVKPLDGMGGMGIFRLTAHDPNIGSILETLMRLETRTIMAQRYLPDIVKGDKRVLVIGGEVVPYALARIPQQGETRGNLAAGGRGVAQELSERDREIAQTLAPELKRRGILLAGLDIIGEHLTEVNVTSPTGFQEITQQKGYDVPARFIDALEAAV; from the coding sequence ATGGACATCCTCTTTATCGCCGACCCGATGGCCGGTTTCAAAACCTATAAAGACACCACCTATTCGATGATGCGCGAGGCGGTGCGGCGCGGCCACGCGCTGTTCCACACGCTCGCGGGCGAATTGTTGGTGAAGGGCAATCAGGTGTACGCGCAGGCCGCGCCCTTCGATTTTCTCGGCGCAAAAGACGACAACGACCACGCCTGGTTCCGCGCCGCAAGCCCCGTTCGGACGGCCTTGACCGCGTTTGACGCCGTCATCATGCGCACCGATCCGCCGTTTGACATGCAGTATCTCTACGCCACCCAGCTCCTCACCCTAGCCGCAAGCCACGGCGCAAACGTGTTCAACAGCGGGCAGTCCATGCGCGATTTCAACGAAAAACTGGCCGTGCTCAACTTCCCGCAGTTCGCCCCGCCCACCATCGTTACCACCCGCGCCGCCGACGTGCGCGCCTTTCTGGCCGAACACGGCGACATCATCGTCAAACCGCTCGACGGCATGGGCGGCATGGGCATCTTCCGCCTCACCGCGCACGACCCCAACATCGGCAGCATTCTGGAAACCCTGATGCGGCTGGAAACCCGCACCATCATGGCGCAGCGTTACCTGCCCGACATCGTGAAGGGCGACAAACGCGTGCTGGTCATCGGCGGCGAAGTTGTCCCCTACGCTCTGGCGCGGATTCCGCAGCAGGGCGAAACGCGCGGCAACTTGGCGGCGGGCGGGCGCGGCGTGGCGCAGGAACTGTCCGAACGAGACCGCGAAATCGCCCAAACCCTCGCCCCCGAACTGAAACGGCGCGGCATCCTGCTGGCCGGTTTGGACATCATCGGCGAGCACCTCACCGAAGTGAACGTAACCAGCCCCACCGGCTTTCAGGAAATCACGCAGCAGAAGGGTTACGACGTGCCCGCCCGCTTTATCGACGCGCTGGAAGCGGCGGTTTGA
- a CDS encoding YchJ family protein, translating to MENTACPCQSDLPYAACCRPLHQGAPAADAPALMRSRYAAYVLHRFDYIVHTTVPAQQPLLDAAAIAAWGRQTQWLGLEIHGFQNVGTRHAQVEFSAFYAGADGTRQAHRELSAFVRKGGRWYFIDPTVPLPAAQSPCLCGSGRKFKQCCGRFFCG from the coding sequence ATGGAAAACACAGCCTGCCCCTGCCAATCCGATCTGCCTTACGCCGCCTGCTGCCGCCCGCTGCATCAGGGTGCGCCCGCAGCCGACGCCCCCGCGCTGATGCGTTCGCGCTATGCCGCCTATGTTTTGCACCGGTTTGACTACATTGTGCACACCACCGTGCCCGCCCAGCAGCCGCTGCTCGATGCCGCCGCCATCGCCGCGTGGGGCAGGCAGACGCAGTGGCTGGGGCTGGAAATCCACGGTTTTCAAAACGTCGGCACGCGCCACGCGCAAGTGGAATTTTCCGCCTTCTACGCGGGTGCAGACGGCACGCGGCAGGCGCACCGTGAGCTTTCCGCTTTCGTGCGCAAGGGCGGCCGCTGGTATTTCATCGACCCCACCGTGCCGCTGCCCGCCGCGCAAAGCCCGTGCCTGTGCGGCTCGGGCAGAAAGTTCAAACAATGCTGCGGGCGGTTTTTCTGCGGGTAG
- the radC gene encoding RadC family protein, producing the protein MSIKDWPEGERPREKLSALGAGALSDAELLAVLLRTGIKGMSAVDLARYLLNEFGSLGRLMSAPERELVRHKGMGQASFTQFAVVREIGRRVLAEELREGELLSDPQAAAAFLRLQLGHERVEVSLALLLNSRNRLIDCVELARGTVAENAVYVREVVKLALDRHAAALILAHNHPGGSPEPSEADIAFTGRLKQALELVDVRLLDHFVITAQRAVSFAERGLV; encoded by the coding sequence ATGAGCATCAAAGACTGGCCGGAAGGCGAACGCCCGCGCGAGAAGCTCTCCGCCCTCGGCGCGGGCGCGTTGAGCGACGCGGAATTGCTGGCCGTGCTGCTGCGCACCGGCATCAAGGGCATGAGCGCGGTGGACCTGGCGCGCTATCTGTTAAACGAGTTCGGCAGCCTCGGCCGCCTGATGAGCGCGCCCGAGCGCGAGCTGGTGCGGCACAAAGGCATGGGGCAGGCCAGCTTCACCCAGTTTGCCGTGGTGCGCGAAATCGGCCGCCGCGTGCTGGCCGAAGAATTGCGCGAAGGCGAGCTGCTGTCCGATCCGCAGGCCGCCGCCGCCTTCCTGCGCCTGCAACTGGGACACGAGCGCGTGGAAGTGTCGCTCGCCCTGCTGCTCAACAGCCGCAACCGCCTCATCGACTGCGTGGAACTCGCGCGCGGCACGGTGGCGGAAAACGCGGTGTACGTGCGCGAAGTGGTCAAACTCGCCCTCGACCGGCACGCCGCCGCCCTCATCCTCGCCCATAACCACCCCGGTGGCTCGCCCGAACCCTCCGAGGCCGACATCGCCTTCACAGGCCGTCTGAAACAGGCTTTGGAACTGGTGGACGTGCGCCTGCTCGACCATTTCGTCATCACCGCGCAGCGGGCGGTGTCGTTCGCCGAACGCGGGCTGGTGTAG
- a CDS encoding siderophore ABC transporter substrate-binding protein yields the protein MKLSHTVLTLCCAAALAACGGQENAQSASSAAAVQSVPAGSVAVQTLRGEAVVPQNPERVAVYDLGAIDTLTKLGVKIGASVDSQGLAYLDAPLKDAVKAGTLFDPNYEALNAYKPQLIIIGGRMAKAHDELAKIAPTIEMTIDSNRMRQSADERIDAYGRIFNKQAEADALKAEINQAFAAAKASAEGKGSGLVLLVNGGKLSAFGAQSRLGGWIHGDIGIKPVDASIKEGSHGQPVSFEYVKEKNPDWLFVLDRTAAIGEEGQAAKDVLDNPLIAETTAWKKGQVVYLLPETYLATGGAQELLNSTKQLKDAFDAAK from the coding sequence ATGAAATTGAGCCATACCGTTTTGACTTTGTGCTGCGCCGCCGCGCTGGCGGCCTGCGGCGGGCAGGAAAACGCGCAGAGCGCGTCGTCCGCTGCGGCGGTGCAGAGCGTGCCGGCCGGTTCGGTGGCGGTGCAGACCCTGCGCGGCGAGGCGGTGGTGCCGCAAAACCCCGAGCGCGTCGCCGTGTACGATTTGGGCGCGATCGACACGCTGACCAAGCTGGGCGTGAAAATCGGTGCGTCGGTGGATTCGCAGGGGCTGGCCTATCTGGACGCGCCGCTGAAAGACGCGGTGAAGGCGGGCACGCTGTTCGACCCGAACTATGAAGCCCTCAACGCCTACAAGCCGCAGCTCATCATTATCGGCGGGCGCATGGCCAAGGCGCACGACGAGCTGGCGAAAATCGCGCCCACCATCGAGATGACCATCGACTCGAACAGGATGCGCCAAAGCGCGGACGAGCGCATCGACGCCTACGGCAGGATTTTCAACAAACAGGCCGAGGCCGACGCGCTCAAAGCCGAAATCAACCAAGCCTTCGCGGCGGCCAAAGCCTCGGCCGAGGGCAAGGGCAGCGGGCTGGTGCTGCTGGTGAACGGCGGCAAACTCTCGGCCTTCGGTGCGCAGTCGCGGCTGGGCGGCTGGATACACGGCGACATCGGCATCAAACCGGTGGACGCGTCCATCAAAGAGGGTTCGCACGGCCAGCCGGTGTCGTTTGAATATGTGAAGGAGAAAAACCCCGACTGGCTGTTTGTGCTCGACCGCACCGCCGCCATCGGCGAGGAAGGGCAGGCGGCCAAAGACGTTTTGGACAACCCGCTGATCGCCGAAACAACGGCCTGGAAAAAAGGCCAGGTGGTGTACCTGCTGCCGGAAACCTATCTCGCCACCGGCGGCGCGCAGGAGCTGTTGAACTCGACCAAGCAGCTTAAAGACGCGTTTGACGCGGCCAAGTAG
- a CDS encoding aspartate/glutamate racemase family protein produces the protein MKTIGIIGGMSPESTVLYYQAINRETNRRLGGNRSADIVMHSVDFEEIVRLQKSGDWAAAGCVLASSAAKLETAGADLLLLATNTMHKVAPAIEAAVKIPLLHIVDATAAAIKKQGLSAVGLLGTRFTMSDGFYTERMAAQGVQTIVPDDEEQDEIHRIIFEELCLNQIKPESAAYFQHVIVRLKDAGAQGVILGCTEICLIVNEKNSPLPVFDSTAIHALAAVDAALA, from the coding sequence ATGAAAACTATCGGCATCATCGGCGGCATGAGCCCCGAAAGCACCGTTTTGTACTATCAGGCGATCAACCGCGAAACCAACCGCAGGCTCGGCGGCAACCGCAGTGCCGACATCGTGATGCACAGCGTGGATTTTGAAGAAATCGTCCGTTTGCAGAAAAGCGGCGACTGGGCGGCGGCAGGATGCGTGCTGGCCTCAAGCGCGGCCAAACTCGAAACCGCAGGCGCGGATCTGCTGCTCTTGGCCACCAACACCATGCACAAAGTCGCCCCCGCCATCGAAGCCGCCGTCAAAATCCCGCTGCTGCACATCGTCGATGCCACCGCCGCCGCCATCAAAAAACAAGGACTGTCCGCCGTCGGCCTGCTCGGCACGCGCTTTACCATGAGCGACGGCTTCTACACCGAACGCATGGCCGCGCAGGGCGTGCAGACCATCGTCCCCGACGATGAGGAACAGGACGAAATCCACCGCATTATTTTTGAAGAATTGTGCCTGAACCAAATCAAACCCGAATCGGCGGCATATTTTCAACACGTGATAGTCCGTCTGAAAGACGCAGGCGCACAAGGCGTCATCCTCGGCTGCACCGAAATCTGCCTGATTGTGAACGAAAAAAACAGCCCGCTGCCCGTGTTCGACAGCACCGCCATCCACGCGCTCGCGGCGGTGGACGCGGCACTGGCGTAA
- a CDS encoding ABC transporter permease yields MDKKTFFLYAASLLGLLLLFGLSLSIGVAEFSWAQVFAPSDSLRLMVVSRLPRTFAVVLSGASLAVAGMIMQILMRNRFVEPSMVGAMQSAALALVLLTLAYPAAGVMLKMSSAAVAAMAGMLLFMALISRLPPTAQLMVPLVGIIFGGVIESLTVFVAYQHEMMQMLDVWQAGDFSGILQGRYELLWLGGIVAACAYLIADQLTIAGMGETVSVNLGINRRAILWAGLLIVSLITSLVVVTVGGIPFIGLVVPNIVSRLMGDRLRAGLPAVALLGAGMVLFCDIVSRTVRYPFEIPVSTVFGVLGTVLFLYLLMRKPSHAV; encoded by the coding sequence ATGGACAAAAAAACCTTTTTCCTTTACGCGGCCAGCCTGCTCGGCCTGCTGCTGCTGTTCGGCCTCAGCCTGTCGATCGGGGTGGCCGAATTCAGTTGGGCGCAGGTGTTTGCGCCTTCCGACAGCCTGCGCCTGATGGTGGTGAGCCGCCTGCCGCGCACCTTCGCCGTGGTGTTGAGCGGCGCGTCGCTGGCGGTGGCGGGGATGATTATGCAGATTCTGATGCGCAACCGTTTTGTCGAGCCTTCGATGGTGGGCGCGATGCAGAGCGCGGCTCTGGCCTTGGTGCTGCTGACGCTGGCCTATCCGGCGGCGGGCGTGATGCTGAAAATGTCGTCCGCCGCCGTGGCCGCGATGGCGGGCATGCTGCTGTTTATGGCCTTGATTTCGCGCCTGCCGCCCACGGCGCAGCTGATGGTGCCGCTGGTGGGCATTATTTTCGGCGGCGTGATCGAATCGCTCACGGTGTTTGTCGCCTATCAGCACGAGATGATGCAGATGCTGGACGTGTGGCAGGCGGGCGATTTTTCCGGGATTTTGCAGGGGCGGTACGAATTGTTGTGGCTGGGCGGCATCGTGGCCGCCTGCGCCTACCTGATTGCCGACCAGCTCACCATCGCGGGCATGGGCGAAACGGTGAGCGTCAACCTCGGCATCAACCGCCGCGCGATTTTGTGGGCGGGGCTTTTGATTGTGTCGCTGATTACCTCGCTGGTTGTCGTAACCGTGGGCGGCATCCCTTTTATCGGGCTGGTGGTGCCCAACATCGTCAGCCGCCTGATGGGCGACCGCCTGCGCGCGGGGCTGCCCGCCGTCGCCCTCTTGGGCGCGGGCATGGTGCTGTTTTGCGACATCGTCAGCCGCACCGTGCGCTACCCGTTTGAAATCCCCGTGTCCACCGTGTTTGGCGTGCTCGGCACGGTGCTGTTTCTCTATCTGTTGATGAGGAAGCCCTCCCATGCCGTCTGA
- a CDS encoding iron chelate uptake ABC transporter family permease subunit, with translation MPSENIFARNKPLWIALALLLACCALFLTLNVQGGWDFVLRRRAITLAGLLLAAYAVGVSTLLFQTLTNNPILTPAILGFDSLYVFLQTLLVVLLGGAGYGMMPPTGKFALELTAMMGGSLLLFNTLLRQGGRDLARMILIGVIFGVFFRSLSALLKRLIDPEEFAAAQSNSFANFNTIHTDLLAAGAVVMAVSVIFIWRERHRLDVYLLGRDQAVNLGIRYTRNTLWLLLWIAALTATATAVVGPVSFFGLLVAALADRFSPTVRHSQRLPMVFLTAAVLLVGGQTLFEHILGMKAVLSVVIEFAGGLVFLWLVLKKKK, from the coding sequence ATGCCGTCTGAAAACATCTTCGCGCGCAACAAGCCGCTGTGGATCGCCCTTGCCCTTCTGCTGGCCTGCTGCGCCCTGTTCCTCACCCTCAACGTGCAGGGCGGCTGGGATTTCGTGTTGCGCCGGCGCGCTATCACCCTGGCCGGCCTGCTCTTGGCCGCCTACGCCGTGGGCGTGTCCACCCTGCTGTTCCAAACCCTCACCAACAACCCCATCCTCACCCCCGCCATCCTCGGCTTCGACTCGCTCTACGTCTTTTTGCAGACCCTGCTCGTCGTCCTGCTCGGCGGCGCGGGCTACGGCATGATGCCGCCCACCGGCAAATTCGCCCTCGAACTGACGGCGATGATGGGCGGCTCGCTGCTGCTGTTCAACACCCTGCTGCGCCAAGGCGGGCGCGATCTGGCGCGCATGATCCTCATCGGCGTGATTTTCGGCGTGTTCTTCCGCAGCCTCTCCGCCCTGCTCAAACGCCTGATCGATCCCGAAGAATTCGCCGCCGCCCAAAGCAACAGCTTCGCCAACTTCAACACCATCCACACCGACCTGCTCGCCGCCGGCGCAGTCGTCATGGCCGTCAGCGTCATATTTATCTGGCGCGAACGCCACCGCCTCGACGTGTACCTGCTCGGCCGCGATCAGGCCGTCAACCTCGGCATCCGCTACACCCGCAACACCCTGTGGCTCCTGCTGTGGATTGCCGCCCTCACCGCCACCGCCACCGCCGTGGTCGGCCCCGTGAGCTTCTTCGGCCTGCTCGTCGCCGCCCTGGCCGACCGATTCAGCCCCACCGTGCGCCACAGCCAACGCCTGCCCATGGTCTTTCTCACCGCCGCCGTTTTGCTCGTCGGCGGCCAGACCCTGTTCGAGCACATCCTCGGCATGAAGGCCGTATTGAGCGTCGTCATCGAATTCGCCGGCGGCCTCGTCTTCCTCTGGCTGGTGCTGAAAAAGAAAAAATAG
- a CDS encoding ABC transporter ATP-binding protein, whose product MIQIRNVSHRIGTQTILDDISLDLPEGGITALIGPNGAGKSTLLSFAARLQPLKHGSISVGGYDVTATPTAELAKILSILTQDNNIVSRISVRDLLMFGRYPYHQGRPSENDRAIVENALDTFELRPYAERYLTELSGGQRQRGMIAMVFCQQTGYVLLDEPLNNLDMYHARALMRLLRRLTDQHRRTTVVVLHDINQAAAYADHIVAMKNGRVFLTGTPEQVFTPDNIQALFDMDTDVLDYQGKKLIVHHI is encoded by the coding sequence ATGATACAAATCCGCAACGTCAGCCACCGCATCGGCACGCAAACCATCCTCGACGACATCAGCCTCGATCTGCCCGAAGGCGGCATCACCGCCCTCATCGGCCCCAACGGCGCGGGCAAATCCACCCTCCTGTCCTTCGCCGCCCGCCTGCAACCGCTCAAACACGGCAGCATCAGCGTCGGCGGATACGACGTAACCGCCACCCCCACCGCCGAGCTGGCCAAAATCCTCTCCATCCTCACCCAAGACAACAACATCGTCAGCCGCATCAGCGTGCGCGATTTGCTCATGTTCGGCCGCTACCCCTACCACCAGGGCAGGCCGTCTGAAAACGACCGCGCCATCGTCGAAAACGCGCTCGACACCTTCGAGCTGCGCCCCTACGCCGAACGCTACCTCACCGAACTCTCCGGCGGCCAACGCCAGCGGGGCATGATCGCCATGGTGTTCTGCCAGCAGACCGGCTACGTCCTCCTCGACGAACCGCTCAACAACCTCGACATGTACCACGCCCGCGCCCTCATGCGCCTGCTGCGCCGCCTCACCGACCAGCACCGCCGCACCACCGTCGTCGTCCTGCACGACATCAACCAGGCCGCCGCCTACGCCGACCACATTGTCGCCATGAAAAACGGCCGCGTCTTCCTCACCGGCACACCCGAACAAGTCTTCACCCCCGACAACATCCAGGCCCTGTTCGACATGGACACCGACGTGCTCGACTACCAAGGCAAAAAACTCATCGTCCACCACATCTGA
- a CDS encoding single-stranded DNA-binding protein yields MTVNKVILVGNLGADPEVRYMPNGEPVCNLSLATSESWTDRQSGQRQERTEWHRVTLYRRQAEVAGQYLRKGSKIYIEGRIQSRKYQDRDGIERTAYEIVANEMKMLDSRQSGGGAPYQEGGYQQGAPAQPYPQSAPQQPYQQAAPQPQYAPEPPAAPAAHRQSPAPAAPVEDIDDDIPF; encoded by the coding sequence ATGACCGTCAACAAAGTCATCCTCGTCGGCAACCTCGGTGCCGACCCCGAAGTGCGCTACATGCCCAACGGCGAACCCGTCTGCAACCTCTCGCTGGCCACCAGCGAAAGCTGGACCGACCGCCAGAGCGGCCAGCGGCAGGAGCGCACCGAATGGCACCGCGTAACCCTGTACCGCCGCCAGGCCGAAGTGGCCGGGCAATACCTGCGCAAAGGCAGCAAAATCTACATCGAAGGCCGCATCCAAAGCCGCAAATACCAAGACCGCGACGGCATCGAGCGCACCGCCTACGAAATCGTCGCCAACGAAATGAAAATGCTCGACAGCCGCCAAAGCGGCGGCGGCGCGCCCTATCAGGAAGGCGGCTACCAGCAGGGCGCACCCGCGCAGCCCTACCCGCAATCCGCCCCGCAGCAGCCGTACCAGCAGGCCGCGCCGCAGCCGCAGTATGCGCCCGAACCGCCCGCCGCCCCCGCCGCCCACCGCCAAAGCCCCGCCCCCGCCGCGCCGGTAGAAGACATCGACGACGACATTCCGTTCTAA